In the genome of Anabaena cylindrica PCC 7122, the window GTGAATTCAAAGTCGATGGTTTTACCGGGAACGATGTCTTGTTTGAGGCGAAAGGCGGGAATATAAAAGCCGTGGAGTACGTCTTCTGATTGTAGGGCTAAACGAATTCTGCGATCGCTCGGTAAATGCAATTCTGTACTGGTAATATCTTTTTCAGGATAATGAAATACCCAAGACCACTGTTTGGCTAGTACGTCAATTTTTTCTAAGGGTTCACCCGCAATTTCAATCGGTACTGCTTTTTCTTCTGCATAGGCAGTTTCCATTTCCATGGGATTATGCAGATGTACCAGTTGGGCTGGGCCTTGAATAGCCATTTCTTCGTAAACTTGGTAACTGTAGCTGCCAATCCACAATACCAACATGATGGGTATTATTGTCCACACTACTTCTAGGGTGACGTTACCTTCAATGTGTGGGCCATCATTCAAATCGTAGCTTTTGGCGCGGTGGAAGGTGACAGAATACAAAACGGTACTGATAACAGCCAAAAAGATGAAAGCACCTAATGTCACTAAAAAGCTAAATAAATCATCAACAAGATGAGATTCAGCAGCGCCTTGGGGGGGAAGCCAGGAATAAGCCTGTTTACCAATGAAGATACTGGTAATTGTGACAATCAACCCCCCAGTCATCAAGGTCAAAAGATTTAAAATCAGCCGGATGTTCATAATTTGTCATTGGTGATTGGTGATTGGTAATTGGTGAGTGGTAATTGGTAATTGGGTATTCTTCCCAGTCCCCAGTCCCTAATTCCCAGTCCCCAATACCTTATTGATGTCTTGTCCCATTCTCAATAAGTTATCAGCAGTGTTATGTACACCAAATTCACCTGCTAATTGCGCTCCTAATGTGCCGTGTAGATACATAACAAACATGATGGAAATTCCTGCTAATAAATAACTCCAGCGCACTTGTTGATCTGAATCTTTACAGGAAATATAACGTTGCCATCCTCTCCAAAAAGTCATGGCAATCATCAAAGCTAATAAGAAAACTCCGCCGACACCATGCCACATCATGGTTTCCATTGCTTGCAAACCCCAAGCACTTTTTAAATTTGTTGGTGGAGTTGCTAACAACATTTCATAAAAACCAGCCGCAACTGTGAAAAATGTAATTACAGCAGCGCCTACCATGTTGTACCAACCAACTTCAAATAATTGGGCGCGTTCAACAGCTAAACCCAAATATTTAAACAGCCAGTTTTCTAAGGGAAAAAGTACACCAGCTATATCAAAGATAATGGCAATGATGAATAAACCAAGAGTGAGATGGACTAAATTGGGGTGAATCGGAATTGTGTAAGGTAATCCATTTGCTCCCATTTGGGCGCTGACTTGATCAATTAATTCTGAGTTCATGGTAAGATTCCATCCTTTACGGCTTCCACAACTGGCACTGTGTGTATTCCATAAACCCACACCAATTCATCACCGAGATATACTTGAAAACCAACAAGTATGGTTAAAAGTAACCCAACTGCTAAATAATGAATTGGTAATCTTTGCGGGTCACGAGTGCGGAGTACATAACGCCAAGCTGTAATTGCAGCGAGAATTCCTGACAGTGACCAACCGATTAAGGTGTGGTAATTTAATACTGATTTGACTAGGTTGTAAGGTTTGGCTAAACCTGCTTCAAATTGACCGAAGATAATGGCAATGAAAATGGATACTGTGGCTACAAATAGATTCCACCAACCTATTTCAAAGAAGCGGGTTTTTCCAGTTAAAAAGCCAGTTAAATCACAGAAAAATGCAAACAGTATCATCGCAATTACGAAGTGAACTACGATGGGATGCAGTGGATCTGGATAAGGTAAATTATGCTCGTTTAGCGACGTTAAGGACTCGAACATGGAATTCTCCTGGATTTATTGACTACTCCTCTGCCACATTTAAATAATTGATATCTATCAATTATTGTCGTTATCAAAAATCACAC includes:
- a CDS encoding cytochrome c oxidase subunit II, whose protein sequence is MNIRLILNLLTLMTGGLIVTITSIFIGKQAYSWLPPQGAAESHLVDDLFSFLVTLGAFIFLAVISTVLYSVTFHRAKSYDLNDGPHIEGNVTLEVVWTIIPIMLVLWIGSYSYQVYEEMAIQGPAQLVHLHNPMEMETAYAEEKAVPIEIAGEPLEKIDVLAKQWSWVFHYPEKDITSTELHLPSDRRIRLALQSEDVLHGFYIPAFRLKQDIVPGKTIDFEFTPIRPGKYSLTDSQYSGTYFATMQANVIVETPEEYHEWLEKAANHIPTPAKNQAASEYAQTSNQSIKTGWERVKPAAPPVVNFSG
- a CDS encoding DUF2231 domain-containing protein, with translation MNSELIDQVSAQMGANGLPYTIPIHPNLVHLTLGLFIIAIIFDIAGVLFPLENWLFKYLGLAVERAQLFEVGWYNMVGAAVITFFTVAAGFYEMLLATPPTNLKSAWGLQAMETMMWHGVGGVFLLALMIAMTFWRGWQRYISCKDSDQQVRWSYLLAGISIMFVMYLHGTLGAQLAGEFGVHNTADNLLRMGQDINKVLGTGN
- a CDS encoding DUF2231 domain-containing protein, whose product is MFESLTSLNEHNLPYPDPLHPIVVHFVIAMILFAFFCDLTGFLTGKTRFFEIGWWNLFVATVSIFIAIIFGQFEAGLAKPYNLVKSVLNYHTLIGWSLSGILAAITAWRYVLRTRDPQRLPIHYLAVGLLLTILVGFQVYLGDELVWVYGIHTVPVVEAVKDGILP